The nucleotide window AAATTTTATGAAGTTGGACAAGTTATTTAATCAGAGAAGGGGAGGGGTGGGGTTGTAACCTTTGCCCCTCTTTTAGAAAGGAAGTGGATGGAATGGCAGTAACATATACACAGGTGCCGGTTAAATTAGAAATCAATAAAAATACATTGGCCAGTGTTATAGATGTACTTGAAATGATAAACGGTAGTAATCCTAATAAAATTTATACTATAGAAACATCTTTCCATGTAGGCAACATAGCACAAGCAGATACAGTTATGACCGGAATTGAAACGCTAAAGAACCTGGGGGCCTTAAGCACTTACCAAGCTGATAGTGCCTTTCGTCAAATTGATGGTTTTAAAAGAAGTTATCTGAAATAGAAAAAGCATATATTTACGCCCTGCAGGTACTACTTTGCCTATGCTTGCGGGGTGTTTTTTGTGTTAAGAAACACAAGAAGTACAAATTTATTTTATATCTATTGACATTAATTGATAAAAATTATATAATCATCATTAAGAGGTGATGATATGAACACGAAGCTACAAGTACAAGAGGTACAAATAACACAAAATGTACAATTTAACGCTTCTTTATTTACCAGGTTTATAGAATATACAGATGTAAAAGAAACCACCCTTAAAGGCTATGCTGTATGCCTTAGAGCTTTTGCAAGATGGTTGCAAAGGAACAATATAATCCGGCCAACAAGAGAAGATATTAAAGCCTATAAAGAAGAGCTGGAACGTAGCGACTTTACTGCCGGGACTAAGCAGCAATATTTAAGGGCTGTTAAACACTTCTTCAAATGGACTTCAAGCGAGGGCTTATATCCTAATATTGCCGACAATATTAAGGGTGCCAAGGTAAAACACGACAACACCAAAAAAGACGCTTTAAAGGAATCCGACATCATAAATATTTGTAATAGCATAGACCGAAACACAACAACAGGAAAAAGAGATTATGCTATGATCCTTCTTTCTGTAACCGGCGGGCTAAGAATTATCGAATTACACAGAGCCAACATTGAAGACATCAAGACCATAGCCGGGGAAAAGGTTTTATTCATCCAGGGAAAAGGTAGGGATGAAAAAGATGAATACATCAAACTTGTACCGGAAGTACAAGAAGCATTAGAAGCATATCTAAATACCCGTCCAGGAGCTAAAAAGAAAGAAGCCCTTTTTGTCAGCACAAGCAATAACAGCAAAGGGCAACGCATTACAGAGCCAAGCATAAGCCGATTAATAAAAAATATATTTAGAGCTGCAGGATATGACAGCGATCGAATAACCGCCCACAGTTTAAGACATACAGCAGTAACAATGCTTCTTAAAAGCGGAAGTTCCATACAACAAGCTCAACACTTTGCCCGCCATGCAGACCCGGCCACAACAGGAATATACGCCCACAATATTGAAAGGGAAAAGGATCATAGCGAGCAGGCTATATTTAATTATATATTTAAAAAAGATGATGAAAGCAAATTACAGGAAGCCCAGGAGCTTCTGGAAGAGCTTGACCAGGACGAACTAAATAAAGCATTACAGTATTTAAGATCCATTAGAAAGGAGATGATAGCGTGAGCGCAGGAAGACCTAAAAAAGACTTACAGCGACCGGAAGATCTGAACCAACTATTTTATAATATTTATGAAACCGCTGATATTCTGGGCGTACACGAAAGAACAGTAAGACGCCTTATTAAGGATAATGAATTGAAAGCCTTTAAGGTAGGGCGTGTATGGAGAATTTCCAGGGAAGCAATCGAGGAGCTTACGAAAAATTAGACGTATAACTTAACGTAGAAAGAGAGGGATAAAATGACGTTACAAAACTTTCTTAAAATGCACCAGGGCGGTTGCGTTCAAGATTGCGTATCTATTCAACAAGAACCTTACAATTATGATAAACACAAGTATGAAAAAACCTTCTTTGAGGAAGCCGCCCAAGAAGAGATTATCAATTCAGAAATATTTAAAGAAATCCGGAACAAACAAGTAGACCACTTCAATATCATTGGTGGCGGTATGTATAAAGTGGAGCTTTGCATTTATCTGAAAGGAGAATAATATGCACACAATAAATAATGAAACCAATACGATTGATGAATTTAAGCGGCTTAAAGC belongs to Variimorphobacter saccharofermentans and includes:
- a CDS encoding tyrosine-type recombinase/integrase, whose product is MNTKLQVQEVQITQNVQFNASLFTRFIEYTDVKETTLKGYAVCLRAFARWLQRNNIIRPTREDIKAYKEELERSDFTAGTKQQYLRAVKHFFKWTSSEGLYPNIADNIKGAKVKHDNTKKDALKESDIINICNSIDRNTTTGKRDYAMILLSVTGGLRIIELHRANIEDIKTIAGEKVLFIQGKGRDEKDEYIKLVPEVQEALEAYLNTRPGAKKKEALFVSTSNNSKGQRITEPSISRLIKNIFRAAGYDSDRITAHSLRHTAVTMLLKSGSSIQQAQHFARHADPATTGIYAHNIEREKDHSEQAIFNYIFKKDDESKLQEAQELLEELDQDELNKALQYLRSIRKEMIA
- a CDS encoding helix-turn-helix domain-containing protein; translated protein: MSAGRPKKDLQRPEDLNQLFYNIYETADILGVHERTVRRLIKDNELKAFKVGRVWRISREAIEELTKN